A genomic stretch from Shewanella sediminis HAW-EB3 includes:
- the pepB gene encoding aminopeptidase PepB: MTELMKVSLSKEAPAAHWGKADVTFQNDQAVIHLQGGDELRQVQKAARKLRSQGIASLSLEGELWDLHSQWAFAQGFATAKSNSDIRWTGDEATQVELKNRLDSASFARQLINETPENLAPVKLAILAAHWLSEIGGEKVTYRIIEGAELLEEKWVGIHAVGRGSERAPAMLELDYNPLGDDAPVSVALVGKGITFDSGGYSIKASEGMLGMKCDMGGAATVAAALGLAMKQGLNKRVKLFLCCAENLISGHAYKLGDILTYKNGVSVEVVNTDAEGRLVLADGLQAASETGASLIIDAATLTGAALMAVGTNYNAIFSPSSEVLAMAQAKATEVGERVWPLPLDPWHREMCPSAYADTANSRPMKGGGAGGASNAAGFLWHFVTPEANWLHMDLASAFADSANALWAAGGTTHGVLTIANLLQD; this comes from the coding sequence ATGACAGAGTTAATGAAAGTAAGCCTTAGTAAAGAGGCTCCAGCTGCTCACTGGGGTAAAGCCGATGTGACATTTCAAAATGATCAGGCGGTTATTCACCTGCAAGGTGGAGATGAGCTAAGACAAGTTCAGAAAGCCGCGCGTAAACTGCGTAGCCAAGGCATCGCTTCACTTTCATTAGAGGGCGAGTTGTGGGATCTGCATTCTCAGTGGGCTTTTGCTCAAGGGTTCGCCACGGCAAAGTCTAATTCTGATATCCGTTGGACCGGGGATGAGGCAACACAAGTCGAACTTAAAAACAGACTCGACAGTGCCAGCTTTGCCCGACAATTGATCAATGAAACGCCTGAAAACCTTGCGCCTGTGAAGTTGGCTATACTTGCCGCCCATTGGTTATCTGAGATAGGCGGAGAGAAGGTGACTTACCGCATCATCGAAGGTGCCGAGCTGCTCGAAGAGAAGTGGGTTGGGATCCATGCCGTTGGTCGCGGAAGTGAGCGGGCACCGGCTATGTTAGAGCTTGATTATAACCCTTTGGGGGATGATGCTCCGGTATCTGTGGCCTTGGTCGGTAAGGGGATCACGTTTGACTCTGGTGGTTATAGCATTAAAGCCTCTGAAGGCATGCTAGGGATGAAATGCGACATGGGTGGCGCGGCTACCGTGGCGGCAGCGCTCGGGCTTGCGATGAAGCAAGGCTTGAACAAGCGAGTTAAATTGTTCCTTTGTTGCGCCGAAAACCTGATCAGTGGTCATGCTTATAAGTTAGGAGACATCTTAACTTACAAGAATGGCGTCTCTGTCGAAGTGGTCAATACTGACGCTGAGGGACGTTTGGTATTAGCCGATGGATTGCAGGCGGCTTCTGAAACGGGCGCCTCTTTAATTATCGATGCGGCCACCTTAACTGGTGCGGCCTTGATGGCAGTGGGAACTAACTATAACGCTATCTTCTCGCCATCAAGCGAAGTGTTGGCGATGGCGCAAGCCAAAGCGACCGAAGTGGGTGAGCGAGTTTGGCCGCTGCCACTGGATCCCTGGCATCGTGAGATGTGTCCATCGGCCTATGCCGATACCGCTAACAGTCGCCCCATGAAAGGGGGCGGTGCCGGTGGAGCGTCTAATGCAGCGGGCTTCCTTTGGCATTTTGTTACGCCTGAGGCTAACTGGTTGCATATGGATCTAGCCTCGGCTTTTGCCGATAGCGCCAATGCATTGTGGGCTGCCGGTGGAACGACACACGGTGTGCTGACTATCGCAAATTTACTGCAGGATTAA
- a CDS encoding DNA/RNA nuclease SfsA → MQFTPPFEQGVLLRRYKRFLTDIRLSDGSEVTIHCPNTGSMKNCLFPGEKVWFSTSDNPKRKYSRTWEQAESDVGHIIGINTGRANQLAEDAIKAGVITELSGYHSLKREVKYGSENSRIDILLSDDTGSTDTSFSGTPPTNTEPANTKAKPNCYVEVKSCTLLEEGQGYFPDAVTTRGQKHLRELMEMVESGHRGVLLFVVQHTGIDSVQAAAHIDPDYASLLTKAHSAGVEVIAYSAEMSPKGASLLKSCPVKL, encoded by the coding sequence ATGCAGTTCACTCCCCCTTTCGAACAGGGCGTCTTACTGAGACGCTATAAGCGCTTCCTCACCGACATTAGACTTAGCGATGGAAGTGAGGTCACCATACATTGCCCCAACACAGGTTCCATGAAAAACTGCCTCTTCCCGGGAGAGAAGGTGTGGTTCTCCACATCTGATAACCCTAAACGTAAGTACTCGCGAACCTGGGAGCAGGCAGAGTCAGATGTGGGACATATAATAGGTATCAATACCGGCAGAGCAAATCAGCTGGCAGAGGACGCAATCAAAGCCGGCGTAATAACCGAACTGAGCGGTTATCACTCCCTCAAACGTGAAGTTAAATACGGCAGTGAAAATAGCCGCATCGATATTCTTCTCAGTGACGATACAGGTTCGACTGACACCTCTTTCTCCGGCACACCTCCCACCAATACAGAGCCTGCCAACACAAAAGCTAAGCCAAACTGCTATGTCGAAGTGAAGAGCTGTACCTTACTCGAAGAGGGGCAAGGTTATTTCCCCGATGCCGTCACCACCCGAGGTCAGAAGCATTTAAGAGAGCTGATGGAGATGGTGGAATCAGGCCACCGAGGAGTACTGCTTTTTGTGGTACAACACACAGGCATTGACTCAGTTCAAGCGGCGGCCCATATCGACCCTGACTACGCATCCCTGCTGACCAAGGCCCATAGTGCCGGGGTCGAAGTCATCGCCTATAGCGCTGAAATGTCCCCAAAAGGGGCTTCCTTGCTTAAATCCTGCCCTGTCAAACTCTAA
- the dksA gene encoding RNA polymerase-binding protein DksA translates to MPEGTKKLGVLAIAGVEPYQEKPGEEYMNADQLDHFRTILDSWRNQLREEVDRTLNHMQDEAANFPDPVDRAAQEEEFSLELRARDRERKLIKKIEKTLQKIEEDDFGFCESCGIEIGIRRLEARPTADQCIDCKTLAEIKEKQMAG, encoded by the coding sequence ATGCCAGAAGGCACTAAAAAACTCGGCGTGCTCGCTATCGCAGGTGTAGAACCTTACCAGGAAAAGCCTGGTGAGGAGTATATGAACGCAGATCAGCTGGACCACTTCAGAACGATTCTGGACTCTTGGCGTAATCAATTGCGTGAAGAGGTCGATCGTACTCTTAACCATATGCAAGATGAAGCGGCTAACTTCCCGGATCCTGTAGACCGTGCAGCACAGGAAGAGGAGTTCAGTCTTGAGCTTCGTGCTCGTGACAGAGAGCGCAAGCTGATTAAGAAGATCGAAAAGACACTTCAGAAGATTGAAGAAGATGATTTCGGATTCTGTGAATCTTGTGGCATCGAAATCGGCATCCGCCGCCTCGAAGCTCGTCCAACAGCCGATCAGTGTATCGACTGTAAGACACTTGCAGAGATCAAAGAAAAGCAGATGGCTGGCTAA
- the gluQRS gene encoding tRNA glutamyl-Q(34) synthetase GluQRS: MIVISSIPLVTGFVTLIHSPYIGRFAPSPSGPLHFGSLVAAVGSFLRARSMGGQWLVRIEDIDPPREVPGCSDDILRTLLAYGLEWDGEVLYQSQRLDAYQARLDSLMANDLAYYCQCTRKQIHAMGGSYDGRCGALETSLDHGAIRIRNTVGIDKFQDTLMGEIHLDKAFANEDFIIKRSDGLYAYQLAVVMDDDFQQITEVVRGSDLLETSCRQESLFALFGLTPPTWLHLPLVCTTPGMKLSKQNHAPAIDIDQPQTSLNAALQFLGQPQVEPRQQMHLMLEQAISQFDIDLIPKQTEIILS, from the coding sequence ATGATCGTTATCAGTTCTATCCCATTAGTTACAGGTTTCGTCACTTTGATTCACTCCCCTTACATTGGCCGTTTCGCTCCCTCACCCTCGGGCCCGCTCCACTTCGGCTCGCTGGTAGCCGCGGTAGGCAGTTTTCTGCGAGCTCGATCTATGGGGGGTCAATGGTTAGTTCGCATTGAAGATATCGATCCTCCTCGAGAGGTGCCGGGGTGCAGTGATGATATCTTACGAACGCTGCTCGCCTATGGTCTGGAATGGGATGGCGAGGTCTTGTATCAGAGTCAGCGTCTCGATGCCTATCAGGCAAGGCTAGATAGCCTGATGGCCAACGATCTAGCTTACTATTGTCAATGCACACGCAAACAGATCCACGCCATGGGTGGAAGCTATGATGGTCGCTGCGGCGCACTGGAAACGTCTTTGGATCATGGTGCGATCAGAATTCGCAATACTGTCGGCATAGATAAATTTCAAGACACCTTAATGGGTGAGATACACTTAGATAAAGCCTTTGCCAATGAAGACTTTATTATTAAACGCAGTGATGGGCTCTACGCCTATCAATTGGCCGTCGTCATGGATGATGACTTTCAGCAGATAACCGAAGTCGTTCGTGGCAGTGATCTGTTAGAGACCAGCTGCAGACAGGAGAGCCTGTTTGCTCTGTTTGGTTTAACCCCGCCGACCTGGCTACACCTTCCCTTAGTCTGCACCACACCGGGCATGAAGCTTTCGAAGCAGAACCATGCACCTGCTATCGACATCGATCAGCCACAGACGAGCCTGAATGCAGCGCTTCAATTCTTAGGTCAGCCGCAGGTCGAGCCCAGACAACAGATGCACCTGATGCTTGAGCAGGCCATCTCACAATTTGATATCGACCTCATTCCCAAACAAACAGAGATCATACTCAGTTAA
- the pcnB gene encoding polynucleotide adenylyltransferase PcnB has product MGYHSRLILNRSSVPSSRCPIFRRISKFCKQFFDDNQTAEETTQTGLSLEVVPRQDHSISRRQMSENAIKVLYRLHKSGFKAYLVGGGVRDILLGLQPKDFDVVTNATPEEIKKLFRNCRLVGRRFRLAHIVFGRDVIEVATLRGHHVEHVEQVSKTNAEGRLLRDNVYGTIDEDAERRDFTVNALYYDISDFSIHSYGGGLEDLKSRTIRLIGDPNTRYREDPVRMLRAVRFATKLDMTIDKGAADPIYELAPLLKDIPAARMYEEILKLFFNGQAANNFTMMREFGLFAPLFPLVDSQLVDEPDGFAAKMLQAVMESTDSRVRAEKTVTPAFFYAAILWYPLSQRADDIALESGLSLYDAYNAAMGDVMEQQCRTISIPRRFSTPAKDIWQLQLRFDRNQGTRAFKFIEHPKFRAAYDLLLLRADAEGGSVAKSAAWWKSFVEGGEEQRNVIARSANKGSRNRNSNQRRRRKPASKKTTKPAE; this is encoded by the coding sequence TTGGGGTATCATAGCCGACTTATTTTAAATCGCAGTTCAGTTCCAAGTTCGAGGTGTCCCATTTTTCGCCGTATTAGCAAATTCTGTAAGCAGTTCTTTGATGATAATCAAACAGCTGAAGAAACCACACAAACAGGCCTAAGTTTGGAGGTTGTCCCGAGACAAGATCACTCGATATCTCGCAGACAGATGAGCGAAAATGCCATAAAGGTACTATATCGATTGCATAAGTCCGGATTTAAGGCTTATCTCGTCGGTGGAGGTGTGCGTGACATCCTGTTGGGATTACAGCCTAAAGATTTCGATGTGGTGACCAATGCCACACCGGAAGAGATCAAGAAACTCTTCCGTAACTGTAGACTCGTCGGTAGACGTTTCCGTCTGGCCCATATTGTCTTTGGCCGAGATGTCATCGAAGTCGCGACCTTGCGTGGTCATCATGTTGAACATGTCGAGCAGGTTTCAAAAACCAATGCCGAAGGCCGACTGCTACGAGATAATGTCTATGGCACCATAGATGAAGATGCGGAACGTCGTGACTTCACCGTCAACGCGCTTTATTACGATATCAGTGACTTCTCTATACACAGTTATGGAGGCGGACTGGAAGATCTAAAATCGAGAACAATTCGATTAATTGGCGACCCTAACACCCGCTATCGTGAAGACCCGGTACGTATGCTCCGAGCCGTCCGCTTCGCGACTAAGCTCGACATGACTATCGATAAAGGTGCGGCCGATCCTATCTATGAATTGGCTCCACTGCTGAAAGATATTCCTGCTGCGCGCATGTATGAAGAGATACTCAAACTCTTCTTCAACGGCCAGGCTGCAAATAACTTTACCATGATGCGTGAGTTTGGCCTGTTTGCGCCACTCTTCCCTCTGGTAGATTCACAACTTGTGGATGAGCCAGACGGCTTTGCGGCGAAAATGCTTCAGGCTGTTATGGAAAGTACCGATTCGAGAGTTCGCGCAGAGAAGACGGTAACGCCCGCATTCTTCTATGCCGCCATTCTCTGGTACCCATTGAGCCAACGTGCCGATGATATCGCACTGGAAAGCGGACTAAGCCTTTATGATGCATATAATGCCGCTATGGGTGATGTCATGGAGCAGCAATGCCGAACTATCAGCATCCCGCGTCGTTTCAGTACTCCGGCAAAAGATATCTGGCAGTTACAGCTAAGGTTCGATCGTAACCAAGGCACACGCGCATTTAAATTTATCGAACATCCCAAGTTCCGCGCGGCCTATGACCTACTCCTGTTGAGAGCCGATGCCGAAGGTGGTTCGGTGGCAAAATCTGCCGCATGGTGGAAGAGCTTCGTCGAAGGTGGCGAAGAGCAGCGTAATGTCATCGCACGCTCGGCAAACAAGGGCAGCCGTAACCGTAATTCGAACCAACGCAGACGTCGTAAGCCTGCATCAAAAAAAACGACTAAGCCGGCAGAGTAA
- the folK gene encoding 2-amino-4-hydroxy-6-hydroxymethyldihydropteridine diphosphokinase, whose protein sequence is MSLVFVALGANLTDPVTQLDNACKAITELALPSSNVSQKRSLQVSPYYRSAPMGGVVQPDYVNAVVGFNTTLEPIELLDALQKIENEQGRVRLERWGPRTLDLDILLYDNQTIDSPRLTIPHYGMKQRSFVLVPLADIAPQLLLPCGTKLERLINAELTAELEQIVR, encoded by the coding sequence ATGTCGTTAGTTTTTGTTGCACTAGGGGCAAACCTGACCGACCCGGTGACTCAGCTCGATAACGCCTGCAAAGCGATTACCGAGCTGGCGTTGCCCAGCTCAAATGTGTCACAAAAACGCTCACTCCAAGTGTCCCCTTACTACCGCTCAGCTCCTATGGGAGGTGTGGTACAGCCCGATTATGTCAACGCCGTCGTTGGCTTTAATACGACACTCGAACCTATCGAGTTGTTAGATGCGCTGCAGAAGATTGAGAACGAACAGGGCCGGGTGAGGCTCGAGCGTTGGGGCCCAAGAACCTTAGACCTCGATATTCTTCTGTATGACAATCAAACCATAGACTCTCCAAGACTCACGATTCCCCACTATGGAATGAAACAGCGAAGCTTCGTATTAGTGCCGTTAGCAGATATCGCTCCCCAGCTTTTGCTTCCCTGTGGCACAAAACTCGAACGACTGATAAATGCCGAATTGACCGCAGAATTAGAACAAATAGTCAGATAA
- the panB gene encoding 3-methyl-2-oxobutanoate hydroxymethyltransferase: MSKITSSTLLKFKQEGKKFTALTAYDASFASAFDSEGIDVLLVGDSMGMVLQGHDDTLPVTVEDIAYHTRCVRRGIKRSLLIADMPFMSYATSEQAMTNATALMQAGANMVKLEGGHWLLDTISKLTERGIPVCAHLGLTPQSVHVFGGFKVQGRDSDNAQRILDEAKAIEAAGAQLLVVECIPAPLAKTISEALTIPVIGIGAGADTDGQILVMHDVLGISSGYIPRFSKNYLKQTGEIREAIRAYIDEVAQGIFPGSDHTFN; encoded by the coding sequence ATGTCTAAAATAACTAGCTCTACCCTGCTCAAATTTAAGCAGGAAGGTAAAAAGTTCACTGCACTCACAGCCTATGACGCAAGCTTTGCCAGCGCCTTCGATAGCGAAGGGATTGATGTACTGCTCGTTGGCGACTCGATGGGGATGGTGCTTCAAGGACATGATGATACGCTACCGGTAACGGTCGAAGATATTGCCTACCATACACGCTGTGTACGTCGCGGTATCAAACGCTCACTGCTTATCGCCGATATGCCATTTATGAGCTACGCCACAAGCGAACAGGCAATGACAAATGCCACCGCCTTGATGCAAGCCGGTGCCAACATGGTCAAGCTTGAGGGCGGTCACTGGTTACTCGACACCATCAGTAAACTTACCGAACGCGGCATCCCGGTCTGTGCACACTTAGGACTGACACCACAATCGGTTCACGTCTTCGGTGGTTTTAAGGTTCAGGGACGTGACTCTGATAATGCCCAACGTATTCTCGATGAGGCCAAGGCCATTGAAGCCGCCGGTGCTCAACTGCTCGTTGTCGAATGTATCCCAGCCCCTCTGGCTAAGACAATCAGCGAAGCATTGACGATACCGGTAATAGGTATCGGAGCCGGCGCCGACACCGATGGTCAGATATTGGTGATGCACGACGTGCTTGGGATCTCCAGCGGCTACATTCCTCGCTTCTCTAAGAATTACCTGAAGCAGACCGGTGAGATCCGCGAGGCTATCCGGGCTTATATCGATGAAGTCGCACAAGGTATCTTCCCTGGCAGCGACCACACTTTTAACTAA
- the panC gene encoding pantoate--beta-alanine ligase — protein MITTQEISQIRQQVRAWHAKGETVAFVPTMGNLHLGHITLIKEAVKRADHVVASIFVNPMQFGQNEDLDAYPRTLAADQQALSDAGAELLFTPTPEIIYPKGMEQQSFVEVPNISEQLCGASRPGHFRGVATVVCKLFNIVQPDIALFGRKDFQQLLVIETMVADLSMPIEIIGVDTIREASGLAMSSRNGYLSQDQKDRAATLKRTMDTMSAAIQQGESIQDVIQAGHSQLSEAGFRPDYLEVRSTSDLSPASSEDSSLVILAAAYMGDTRLIDNLCFTR, from the coding sequence ATGATCACCACTCAAGAAATCAGTCAGATCCGTCAGCAAGTTCGTGCATGGCATGCAAAAGGCGAAACCGTCGCATTTGTTCCCACTATGGGCAATCTGCATCTGGGCCACATTACACTCATTAAAGAAGCGGTTAAACGTGCCGATCACGTCGTCGCTTCAATCTTCGTCAATCCGATGCAGTTTGGCCAGAACGAAGATCTCGATGCCTATCCGAGAACATTGGCAGCCGATCAGCAAGCCTTAAGCGATGCAGGGGCCGAGCTACTCTTCACCCCGACACCGGAGATTATCTATCCTAAAGGGATGGAGCAGCAGAGCTTTGTCGAGGTGCCCAATATCAGCGAGCAGCTATGTGGTGCCAGTCGTCCGGGACATTTTCGTGGCGTCGCCACTGTGGTCTGTAAGCTGTTTAACATCGTCCAGCCCGATATTGCCCTCTTCGGTCGTAAAGATTTCCAGCAACTGCTGGTGATCGAAACCATGGTGGCAGATCTCTCTATGCCTATTGAGATAATTGGCGTCGACACCATACGTGAAGCCTCGGGCTTAGCCATGAGCTCACGTAATGGCTACCTCAGCCAGGACCAAAAAGACAGGGCGGCGACGCTTAAGCGAACCATGGACACCATGTCTGCAGCAATACAGCAAGGTGAATCGATTCAGGATGTGATTCAGGCAGGACATAGTCAATTGAGCGAGGCAGGATTCAGACCTGATTACCTCGAGGTACGCAGTACATCTGACCTGTCACCGGCATCCAGCGAAGATTCTTCACTAGTCATACTCGCAGCGGCCTACATGGGCGATACTCGCCTAATAGATAACCTCTGCTTCACTCGCTAA
- a CDS encoding DUF4144 family protein, whose protein sequence is MNCDENRHIKWPAILIQEDQAELVYLSSEQDWLLEQQSHIVQSSRLLDASGITYRLIPAQRTQLKPDKQLSWHVSDEPLRLPRVLALVRQHAGVSGHCCTAKLNAVSMEQIFEIMKYLEES, encoded by the coding sequence ATGAACTGTGACGAGAACAGGCACATCAAGTGGCCGGCAATACTCATTCAAGAAGATCAAGCCGAGCTTGTCTATCTTTCATCAGAGCAAGACTGGCTGCTCGAGCAGCAGAGTCACATAGTGCAAAGTAGCCGTCTGCTGGACGCATCGGGCATCACCTATAGGCTAATCCCGGCGCAGCGTACTCAATTGAAGCCAGACAAGCAGCTAAGCTGGCACGTATCGGATGAACCTCTGCGTTTACCTCGGGTATTGGCTTTGGTCAGACAGCATGCCGGCGTATCGGGTCACTGCTGCACCGCCAAGCTGAATGCTGTATCTATGGAGCAGATTTTCGAGATAATGAAGTATTTAGAAGAAAGCTAA
- a CDS encoding ABC transporter permease encodes MRALYATAFKSILTKEINRFTRIWIQTLVPPAISMTLYFLIFGNLVGKRIGEMGGVTYMEFIAPGLIMMAVITASYSNVASSFFSAKFQRNLEELIVAPVPHYVIIAGYVGGGVARGLCVGSIVTGVAMFFVDISLHHAGLVAITVLLTSILFALGGLINAIFAKSYDDISIVPTFVLTPLTYLGGVFYSLSLLPDFWQGVSALNPVVYMINVFRYGFLGYADISVPFSIAVMVGFCIGLWSLAYYLISRGIGLRS; translated from the coding sequence ATGAGAGCACTCTACGCCACGGCATTTAAGAGTATTTTAACCAAAGAGATCAATCGTTTCACCCGGATCTGGATACAGACTCTGGTACCTCCGGCTATCAGCATGACGCTCTACTTCCTGATCTTCGGGAACCTGGTAGGTAAGCGGATCGGTGAGATGGGTGGCGTCACCTATATGGAGTTTATCGCGCCGGGCTTGATTATGATGGCAGTGATCACGGCCTCTTACTCTAATGTGGCTTCATCATTTTTCAGCGCCAAGTTTCAGCGTAACCTCGAAGAGTTGATTGTGGCCCCGGTGCCTCATTATGTGATTATTGCCGGTTATGTGGGTGGAGGTGTTGCGCGGGGGCTGTGCGTGGGTAGCATCGTGACCGGAGTGGCAATGTTCTTCGTCGATATCTCTTTGCATCACGCGGGCTTAGTAGCGATAACTGTGCTGCTTACCTCTATTCTGTTTGCGCTGGGTGGCTTAATCAATGCTATATTTGCAAAGAGTTATGATGATATCAGTATTGTGCCAACCTTTGTGTTAACGCCGCTCACCTATCTAGGTGGCGTGTTCTACTCCCTGTCCCTGTTGCCTGATTTCTGGCAAGGTGTGTCGGCACTGAACCCTGTGGTCTACATGATTAATGTGTTCCGTTACGGTTTCTTAGGCTACGCCGATATCAGTGTGCCGTTTTCGATTGCCGTTATGGTGGGCTTCTGTATCGGCTTGTGGAGTCTGGCGTATTATCTGATCAGCCGTGGCATAGGTTTACGTAGCTAG